Proteins encoded together in one Longimicrobium sp. window:
- the ispE gene encoding 4-(cytidine 5'-diphospho)-2-C-methyl-D-erythritol kinase has product MPDTVSLEAPAKVNLRLAILAREASGFHSLESLFCAISLSDLLIVRRADSGVALTVEGSVETGPPERNLAVRAAQRFYDELGELPAVAIQLVKRIPSAAGLGGGSSDAAATLRALNALHGEPFDRAALLRLAIELGSDVPFFLCGSPLALGWGRGERLLALPPLPERPVLVAHPGVAVPTPEAFAAIAERRGPTPPPRAFALDAADLSDWGAVERLAMNDFGEVVAERIPVLHGALAAMRDAGAGIALLAGSGGSVFGIFETDDARDAARERVEALGLACWSAHTLTALPRVEPADA; this is encoded by the coding sequence GTGCCTGACACCGTCTCCCTCGAAGCGCCCGCCAAGGTCAACCTCCGCCTGGCGATCCTGGCCCGCGAGGCGAGCGGCTTCCACTCGCTGGAGTCGCTCTTCTGCGCCATCTCGCTGAGCGACCTGCTCATCGTGCGCCGCGCGGATTCCGGCGTCGCGCTGACGGTGGAGGGCTCCGTAGAGACCGGCCCGCCCGAGCGCAACCTGGCGGTCCGCGCGGCACAGCGCTTCTACGATGAGCTCGGCGAGTTGCCCGCCGTCGCCATCCAACTGGTGAAGCGCATCCCGTCCGCGGCGGGGCTGGGCGGCGGAAGCTCCGATGCGGCGGCCACCCTCCGCGCCCTGAACGCGCTGCACGGCGAGCCGTTCGACCGCGCCGCGCTCCTGCGCCTGGCGATCGAGCTGGGGAGCGACGTGCCGTTCTTCCTGTGCGGCTCGCCGCTGGCGCTCGGGTGGGGAAGGGGAGAGCGCCTCCTGGCACTGCCCCCGCTTCCCGAGCGGCCCGTGCTGGTGGCGCACCCCGGCGTCGCCGTGCCCACGCCGGAAGCATTCGCCGCCATCGCGGAGCGCCGCGGCCCCACCCCGCCGCCGCGTGCGTTTGCCCTGGACGCGGCCGACCTGTCGGACTGGGGCGCGGTGGAGCGGCTGGCGATGAACGACTTCGGCGAGGTGGTGGCGGAGCGCATCCCCGTGCTGCACGGCGCGCTCGCCGCCATGCGCGACGCGGGGGCCGGGATCGCGCTGCTGGCCGGGAGCGGCGGCTCCGTCTTCGGCATCTTCGAGACGGACGATGCACGGGACGCGGCGCGCGAGCGGGTGGAGGCGCTGGGGCTGGCGTGCTGGTCCGCGCACACCCTGACAGCGCTTCCGCGGGTAGAGCCGGCGGACGCATAA
- a CDS encoding lysylphosphatidylglycerol synthase transmembrane domain-containing protein, with product MKSYVRVIVGVAATAFFLWLALRDVAWGEVWVHVRSANLPLLLAAIVVSTLGLHVRAMRWKALLAPIRPDIPFEPRIAGTAAGFALNNLLPARVGEFARALVCARVGRIKVGSVFGTLVVERVLDAIVCIVLLFGVIAFEGFPGSSEGVALAQKAARGVAVVAAVLGTGLIVLAAFPERSLRIGDAIAERILPAGIRRHVLDALHAFVGGLGALRDPRLLAQSLAWVVFQWLFLGISFYLAFMAFGIDEPGFAGALFLQSFVSIAVALPSAPGFWGPFELASKYGLDLWGVDESRSVAFALSFHVGGWLSVTAVGLYYIAKLKLSWSELRGSAERVEAEVEADPEIAPPKPGLGRA from the coding sequence ATGAAATCTTATGTCAGGGTGATCGTCGGGGTCGCGGCGACCGCCTTTTTTCTTTGGCTGGCGTTGCGCGACGTGGCGTGGGGCGAGGTTTGGGTGCACGTCCGCTCCGCCAACCTCCCGCTCCTCCTGGCCGCCATCGTGGTGTCCACGCTCGGGCTGCACGTGCGAGCCATGCGCTGGAAGGCGCTGCTGGCCCCCATCCGCCCGGACATCCCCTTTGAGCCGCGCATCGCGGGGACGGCGGCGGGGTTCGCGCTCAACAACCTGCTCCCCGCCCGCGTCGGCGAGTTCGCGCGGGCGCTGGTGTGCGCGCGCGTGGGGCGGATCAAGGTGGGCAGCGTCTTCGGCACGCTGGTGGTGGAGCGCGTGCTGGACGCCATCGTGTGCATCGTCCTCCTCTTCGGGGTGATCGCCTTCGAAGGATTTCCGGGGAGCTCGGAGGGGGTGGCGCTGGCGCAGAAGGCCGCGCGCGGCGTGGCGGTGGTCGCGGCGGTGCTGGGGACGGGGCTCATCGTGCTCGCCGCCTTCCCGGAGCGCAGCCTGCGCATCGGCGACGCGATCGCCGAGCGCATCCTGCCGGCCGGCATCCGGCGCCACGTGCTCGATGCGCTGCACGCCTTCGTCGGCGGGCTCGGCGCCCTGCGCGATCCGCGGCTCCTGGCGCAGTCGCTGGCATGGGTCGTCTTCCAGTGGCTTTTCCTCGGGATTTCCTTCTACCTCGCCTTCATGGCGTTCGGAATCGACGAGCCCGGGTTCGCGGGGGCGCTCTTCCTCCAGTCGTTCGTCAGCATCGCGGTCGCGCTCCCCTCCGCGCCGGGCTTCTGGGGGCCGTTCGAGCTCGCCAGCAAGTACGGGCTCGATCTCTGGGGGGTGGACGAGTCGCGGTCGGTCGCGTTCGCGCTCTCGTTCCACGTGGGCGGATGGCTGAGCGTGACGGCAGTGGGGCTGTACTACATCGCCAAGCTGAAGCTGAGCTGGAGCGAACTGCGCGGGAGCGCGGAACGGGTGGAGGCCGAGGTCGAGGCCGACCCCGAGATCGCGCCGCCGAAGCCGGGGCTGGGGCGTGCCTGA
- a CDS encoding Hpt domain-containing protein, with product MSQPLSEYFAREAGDFLDELDALLAASDTPDANRLFRLARGVRGSAQIAGVEGVARVAERLEDAARSVRDGSLAWDGAMGERVKTTAADLRRLVASHADGGPGDEALAAAAEARWEGTGAHHRADDGAPPEGEMLEFVRREIGGVVDEMDRALVELAAAPTGREPLRSVLRRMRPVRGVAGMSALGPVLEVLEGIEDTAADAFTRTTPLGGEAQELLTAARDALRAATDLLGAGAALDTMLELDRFREIRDRAEGAEDESDAGVIPISQLFFADAGPHIVSSPTAPVVDAEGNGLQDDVDAFLRMEATGFLDRAEALIAGAPQARRRFGRVARQLASLASHVAELAGTYAKSAIAGAAHAASSALRTATSVEEARAALRSLRAALPGGSPAEPEEEPGVVPIESLLYSPEDALRAAFALRDRAVALAPAGSPLGEVMDELFGLLEVGVGERTA from the coding sequence ATGTCCCAGCCGCTGAGCGAGTACTTCGCCCGGGAAGCGGGCGACTTCCTGGACGAGCTCGACGCCCTCCTCGCCGCCTCCGACACACCGGACGCCAACCGGCTCTTCCGGCTGGCGCGCGGGGTTCGCGGGAGCGCGCAGATCGCCGGTGTGGAGGGCGTGGCGCGCGTGGCCGAGCGGCTTGAGGACGCGGCGCGCTCCGTCCGCGACGGCTCGCTGGCGTGGGACGGCGCGATGGGCGAGCGGGTGAAGACCACCGCCGCCGACCTGCGCCGCCTCGTGGCATCGCACGCGGATGGCGGCCCTGGCGATGAGGCGCTGGCCGCCGCGGCGGAGGCGCGCTGGGAGGGCACCGGCGCCCATCACCGCGCGGACGACGGCGCGCCTCCCGAGGGGGAGATGCTGGAGTTCGTGCGGCGGGAGATCGGCGGCGTGGTGGACGAGATGGACCGCGCCCTGGTGGAGCTTGCGGCGGCGCCGACGGGCCGCGAGCCGCTCCGTTCGGTGCTGCGCCGGATGCGCCCCGTGCGCGGCGTGGCCGGGATGAGCGCGCTGGGGCCCGTCCTGGAGGTGCTGGAGGGGATCGAGGACACGGCCGCGGACGCCTTCACCCGCACCACCCCGCTGGGCGGCGAGGCGCAGGAGCTCCTGACCGCCGCCCGCGACGCCCTGCGCGCCGCCACCGACCTGCTGGGCGCCGGCGCCGCGCTGGACACCATGCTGGAGCTGGACCGCTTCCGCGAGATCCGCGACCGCGCCGAGGGAGCGGAGGACGAGAGCGACGCCGGGGTCATCCCCATCAGCCAGCTCTTCTTCGCGGACGCGGGGCCGCACATCGTCTCCTCCCCTACCGCACCCGTGGTGGACGCGGAGGGGAACGGGCTGCAGGACGACGTGGACGCCTTCCTCCGCATGGAGGCGACGGGCTTCCTGGACCGCGCGGAGGCGCTGATCGCGGGTGCACCGCAGGCACGCCGCCGCTTCGGCCGTGTGGCGCGGCAGCTCGCCTCCCTGGCCTCGCACGTGGCCGAGCTGGCGGGGACGTACGCGAAGAGCGCCATCGCGGGCGCGGCGCACGCGGCATCGTCGGCCCTGCGCACGGCTACGTCCGTGGAGGAGGCGCGCGCCGCCCTGCGCAGCCTGCGCGCCGCGCTCCCCGGCGGCTCGCCCGCGGAGCCCGAGGAGGAGCCGGGCGTCGTTCCCATCGAGTCGCTCCTGTACTCGCCCGAGGATGCGTTGCGGGCCGCGTTCGCCCTCCGCGACCGCGCCGTCGCGCTCGCGCCGGCCGGGTCGCCGCTGGGCGAAGTGATGGACGAGCTGTTCGGGCTGCTGGAAGTCGGGGTCGGCGAGCGCACGGCGTAG
- a CDS encoding pyridoxine 5'-phosphate synthase, with protein MRLYVNVDHIATVRQARGTDEPDPVRAAVLCELGGADGITVHLREDRRHIQDRDVRLLLETSRTGVNLELAAASDVLALAEEWRPMQITLVPERRQEITTEGGLALGTEEARREIGAALDRLRNAGSRTSLFIDPDEDAVRTSADLGADAVELHTGEYANARGAERACQLARLASAAALARSAGLAVHAGHGLTSENVTPVAAIAEIEELNIGHSIVSRAVLVGIERATREMAEILRRART; from the coding sequence ATGAGGCTGTACGTCAACGTCGACCACATCGCCACCGTGCGCCAGGCGCGTGGCACCGACGAACCGGACCCGGTGCGAGCCGCGGTCCTGTGCGAGCTGGGCGGCGCGGACGGCATCACCGTGCACCTGCGCGAAGACCGGCGCCACATCCAGGACCGCGACGTCCGCCTGCTGCTGGAGACGTCGCGCACGGGCGTGAACCTGGAGCTCGCGGCGGCGTCGGACGTGCTCGCGCTGGCGGAGGAGTGGCGGCCGATGCAGATCACGCTGGTCCCCGAGCGACGCCAGGAGATCACCACCGAGGGCGGGCTCGCGCTGGGCACGGAGGAGGCGCGCCGCGAGATCGGCGCCGCGCTCGACCGGCTGAGAAACGCCGGGTCGCGCACCTCGCTCTTCATCGATCCAGACGAAGACGCCGTACGTACAAGCGCGGATCTGGGCGCCGACGCGGTGGAACTGCACACGGGCGAGTACGCGAACGCCCGCGGCGCCGAGCGAGCCTGCCAGCTCGCGCGGCTGGCGAGCGCGGCGGCGCTGGCTCGCTCAGCCGGGCTGGCAGTGCACGCCGGGCACGGGCTCACCTCCGAGAACGTGACGCCGGTGGCCGCCATCGCCGAGATCGAAGAGCTGAACATCGGGCACTCCATCGTGTCGCGCGCGGTGCTGGTGGGGATCGAGCGGGCCACGCGCGAGATGGCCGAGATCCTCCGCCGCGCACGCACGTGA
- a CDS encoding Rossmann-like and DUF2520 domain-containing protein, producing MSAERLWIVGAGRLGLALGLVLHRSGAFASLAYSGRRADPPPHPLFDCDPPPASYRAGLEVPPGDLAGILLAVPDASIPDVAAALADLSLARTVPVLHASGALSVDALAPLAERGHPVGGMHALAAIADPVAGADRLRGATFGVEGEGDARGLAERIVLACGGRVLIVPSDGKPLYHAAAVFAANYAVVLLGVAERLMAEAGVPPEEARTALAALAGGAIENVASCGPSAALTGPVARGDAETVRLHLSRLSGADRPLYSLLAREALSLAQDAGLPPEAAARVAALLDDAGRAHD from the coding sequence TTGAGCGCAGAACGGCTCTGGATCGTCGGCGCCGGACGGTTGGGGCTGGCCCTCGGGCTCGTCCTGCACCGTTCCGGCGCCTTTGCGTCGTTGGCCTACTCCGGGCGCCGCGCCGATCCGCCGCCGCATCCGTTGTTCGACTGCGATCCGCCGCCCGCGTCGTACCGCGCGGGGCTGGAGGTTCCGCCTGGCGATCTCGCTGGGATCTTGCTGGCCGTTCCCGATGCGTCGATTCCCGATGTCGCCGCGGCGCTGGCGGATCTTTCGTTGGCGCGGACTGTCCCCGTGCTGCACGCGAGCGGCGCATTGTCGGTGGATGCGCTGGCGCCGCTGGCCGAGCGGGGGCACCCTGTAGGCGGGATGCACGCGCTGGCGGCGATCGCAGATCCGGTGGCGGGAGCGGACCGCCTGCGCGGCGCCACCTTTGGCGTGGAGGGGGAGGGCGACGCGCGTGGGCTGGCCGAGCGCATCGTGCTCGCGTGCGGCGGGCGCGTGCTGATCGTGCCCTCCGATGGCAAGCCGCTCTACCACGCGGCGGCGGTCTTCGCGGCCAACTACGCCGTGGTGCTGCTGGGCGTGGCGGAGCGCCTGATGGCGGAGGCCGGAGTCCCGCCGGAGGAGGCGCGGACCGCGCTTGCCGCCCTCGCCGGGGGCGCGATCGAGAACGTGGCTTCATGCGGCCCGTCCGCCGCGCTCACCGGCCCCGTAGCGCGCGGCGACGCGGAGACGGTGCGGCTGCACCTGTCGCGGTTGTCCGGCGCGGACCGGCCGCTATATTCCCTCCTCGCCCGCGAGGCCCTGTCGCTCGCACAGGACGCCGGCCTCCCGCCCGAGGCCGCCGCCCGCGTCGCCGCGCTGCTGGACGACGCCGGGCGGGCTCACGACTGA
- the hflX gene encoding GTPase HflX, whose protein sequence is MGAPSKSETAQVTEEHLEELERLSDTAGVDVVGSMIQRLDSPHPKFYIGEGKAEELKMQVEAEGATLIIFDDELSPAQGRNLEKLVGTRLMDRAELILDIFATRARSAEARAQVELAQLQYLRPRLTRMWSHLSRVRGGVGMRGPGETQLETDRRMIDHRIVRLKDELERVARTRATQRKGRTGQLRAALVGYTNAGKSSILRKLSGTEVFVEDRLFATLDPTTRTVDAGEGAVALVTDTVGFIRKLPHHLVASFRATLEEARESDVLLHVIDSSHHAWEEQRIVVEEVLASLGLADHPTVLVFNKVDRLTHDEEEGLRARVQGPDAPPAIFVSTVEEGKLEPLSKLLNDEVKRLRPDVWLTLPSSQGGLLAEVYREGEVLEREDKGTEVRLRARVPVATLGRLRSRGVRVYGDG, encoded by the coding sequence GTGGGGGCGCCGTCGAAGTCCGAGACGGCGCAGGTTACCGAGGAGCACCTGGAGGAATTGGAGCGCCTGTCGGACACGGCGGGGGTGGACGTGGTCGGGTCGATGATCCAGCGGCTGGACTCGCCCCACCCCAAGTTCTACATCGGCGAGGGGAAGGCGGAGGAGCTGAAGATGCAGGTGGAGGCGGAGGGCGCCACGCTGATCATCTTCGACGACGAGCTCTCGCCGGCGCAGGGGCGCAACCTGGAGAAGCTGGTGGGGACGCGCCTGATGGACCGCGCGGAGCTGATCCTGGACATCTTCGCCACGCGCGCCCGCAGCGCCGAAGCTCGCGCGCAGGTGGAGCTGGCGCAGCTCCAGTACCTGCGCCCGCGCCTCACGCGGATGTGGAGCCACCTTTCGCGCGTGCGCGGCGGCGTGGGCATGCGCGGGCCCGGCGAAACGCAGCTGGAGACGGACCGCCGGATGATCGACCACCGCATCGTCCGCCTCAAGGACGAGCTGGAGCGCGTGGCCCGCACCCGCGCCACGCAGCGCAAAGGGCGCACGGGGCAGCTCCGCGCCGCGCTGGTCGGCTATACCAACGCAGGCAAGTCGTCGATCCTGCGCAAGCTGTCCGGGACGGAGGTGTTCGTGGAGGACCGCCTCTTCGCCACGCTCGACCCCACCACGCGCACCGTGGACGCGGGCGAGGGGGCGGTGGCGCTGGTGACGGACACGGTCGGCTTCATCCGCAAGCTGCCGCACCACCTGGTCGCGTCGTTCCGCGCCACGCTGGAGGAGGCGCGTGAGTCGGACGTGCTGCTGCACGTCATCGATTCGTCGCACCACGCGTGGGAGGAGCAGCGCATCGTGGTGGAAGAGGTGCTCGCGAGCCTCGGCCTGGCCGACCACCCGACGGTGCTCGTCTTCAACAAGGTGGACCGGCTGACGCACGACGAGGAGGAAGGACTCCGCGCGCGCGTGCAGGGCCCCGACGCGCCGCCGGCCATCTTCGTCTCGACGGTGGAGGAAGGGAAGCTCGAGCCGCTCTCCAAGCTACTCAACGACGAGGTGAAGCGGCTGCGCCCGGACGTGTGGCTCACCCTGCCGTCGTCGCAGGGCGGGCTGCTGGCGGAGGTGTACCGCGAGGGCGAGGTGCTGGAGCGCGAGGACAAGGGCACCGAGGTCCGCCTCCGCGCCCGCGTGCCAGTCGCCACGCTGGGGCGGCTGCGCAGCCGCGGCGTGCGCGTGTACGGCGACGGTTGA
- a CDS encoding type II toxin-antitoxin system HicB family antitoxin, translated as MDASNLVIERCAVTGLYVGYIPGFAGAHAQGGTVEELRRNIEEVVAMLMEDADPVACVE; from the coding sequence ATGGATGCTTCTAATCTGGTGATCGAGCGGTGCGCCGTGACCGGCCTGTACGTCGGCTACATTCCGGGGTTCGCCGGAGCGCACGCGCAGGGCGGAACGGTGGAGGAGCTTCGCCGGAACATCGAGGAGGTCGTCGCGATGCTCATGGAGGACGCCGACCCCGTAGCCTGCGTGGAGTGA
- a CDS encoding type II toxin-antitoxin system HicB family antitoxin, which yields MTSRYEVIIYWGAEDAAFIAEVPELAGCMAHGGTRAEALSNAEEAIDLWLDTAKEFGDPIPEPKGRRLMFA from the coding sequence ATGACAAGTCGGTATGAGGTCATCATCTACTGGGGTGCCGAGGATGCCGCGTTCATTGCGGAGGTGCCGGAGCTGGCGGGATGCATGGCGCACGGCGGCACGCGCGCGGAGGCTCTGAGCAACGCGGAGGAGGCCATCGACCTGTGGCTCGACACGGCCAAGGAGTTCGGCGACCCCATCCCGGAGCCGAAGGGCCGCCGGCTGATGTTCGCGTGA